Proteins found in one Seonamhaeicola sp. S2-3 genomic segment:
- a CDS encoding alpha-L-rhamnosidase, protein MKHKFLVLKFAFSIFFIGMLSCTQDAVVKPNQLTISEGFENPMGFYNSKPTFSWKLPTSKHVKFQSAYQIVVASSEDLLPNNPDIWDSKKQESSQSTFVNYQGSELQSRQKVYWQVKYWNQDNEPSEWSEINHFELGLLKNSDWKAHWVGLDTAKDSIKGVRNFLMHRPQYLRKEFELNNQVESARLYITAKGVFDVHLNGQGVSDDVLPPGWTPYSHRIETLTYNVTNLLESGQNTLAVELASGWHSGRISRGKALYENFASPKILCQLEVTFKDGTKSTIVSDASWKGTTNGPIRLAGLYDGEVYDANLEMPKWKTNAFDDSSWKSVETENIVDSVKLEPKRHETVKTTAVLEDAEIVSATESSVVFDMKQNMVGVPKVQVPMKKGDTLSIRFSEMLLSDGTFYTENYRSAKSTDYYIAAQDGIIEYTPKFTFHGFQFVEISGFDASVSPNSNWIKGLVQHSDFEKNGTFTSSHKKLNQLQSNITWGLRGNLLDIPTDCPQRDERLGWTGDAQVISPTAMFNYDTHAFWTAWLQSMRETQTEHDDGLIPFIVPDVLQRNKASSGWGDACVIIPWDIYNITGDKTVLEANFEMAKKWVGYYQTNTKDYIPNTHSFADWLQPYPEKDGKIGNRGDTPRLFVNTAYFAHSAHLVSKIAGVLGKTDDQKKYNALYKAIAAAFEEKFFDENGKFKNKKQTQTSYLLAIYFDLLKPETKVNAQKHLLEEIKKADNHLGTGFLGTPILPKVLDDMGEIDLMYKILFKETYPSWFYSINQGATTMWERWNSYSKAKGYNPQSMNSLNHYAYGAVGQWMYERIAGLAALEPGYKKLRIAPKPNTDFLTAASASVNTPYGEASSSWKIENGIFYLETVIPPNTTAEVVIPYGKIDNLSVNGRLFEESANLKIENSDAELVKIIANPGTYKFQINYN, encoded by the coding sequence ATGAAACATAAATTTCTAGTTTTAAAATTTGCTTTTTCAATTTTTTTTATTGGAATGCTATCCTGTACACAGGATGCGGTCGTAAAACCAAATCAGTTAACAATCTCAGAAGGTTTTGAAAATCCAATGGGATTTTATAATAGCAAGCCAACATTTTCATGGAAATTACCTACTTCAAAACATGTTAAGTTTCAATCGGCCTATCAAATAGTGGTAGCCTCTTCAGAAGATTTATTGCCCAATAACCCCGATATTTGGGATTCTAAAAAGCAAGAAAGTTCACAATCTACTTTTGTGAATTATCAGGGATCTGAGTTACAGTCGCGTCAAAAAGTATATTGGCAAGTTAAATATTGGAATCAAGATAATGAGCCTTCCGAATGGAGTGAAATCAATCACTTTGAATTAGGTTTATTAAAAAATTCAGACTGGAAAGCGCATTGGGTAGGGTTAGATACAGCAAAGGATAGCATTAAAGGCGTACGTAACTTTTTAATGCACAGACCTCAATATTTAAGAAAAGAGTTTGAATTAAATAATCAAGTTGAATCTGCAAGGCTTTATATTACAGCCAAGGGGGTTTTTGATGTACATTTAAACGGACAGGGTGTAAGCGACGATGTATTGCCACCAGGTTGGACGCCATATAGTCATCGTATAGAAACCTTAACATATAATGTTACTAATTTATTAGAATCCGGACAAAACACCTTAGCTGTAGAATTGGCATCGGGTTGGCATTCAGGAAGAATAAGCAGAGGAAAGGCGCTTTACGAAAATTTCGCCTCGCCAAAAATTCTTTGTCAGTTAGAAGTTACCTTTAAAGATGGTACAAAAAGTACTATAGTTTCAGATGCATCTTGGAAAGGCACAACCAATGGTCCCATAAGATTGGCAGGCCTATATGATGGTGAAGTGTATGATGCCAATCTAGAAATGCCAAAATGGAAAACAAACGCTTTTGATGATTCAAGTTGGAAATCTGTTGAAACTGAAAACATTGTTGATTCGGTAAAACTAGAACCCAAACGCCATGAAACGGTAAAAACAACCGCTGTTTTAGAAGATGCAGAAATTGTTTCGGCTACAGAATCTTCAGTAGTTTTCGATATGAAACAAAATATGGTTGGTGTACCAAAAGTACAGGTGCCCATGAAAAAAGGCGATACACTTAGCATTCGTTTTTCAGAAATGTTGTTGTCTGATGGTACGTTTTATACCGAAAATTACCGTTCAGCAAAATCAACCGATTATTACATCGCAGCTCAAGATGGCATTATCGAATACACGCCAAAATTTACCTTCCATGGCTTTCAATTTGTAGAAATATCAGGGTTTGATGCTTCGGTAAGTCCCAATTCAAATTGGATAAAAGGATTGGTGCAGCATTCCGATTTTGAAAAAAATGGAACATTTACCTCTTCTCATAAAAAATTAAATCAACTGCAAAGCAACATTACTTGGGGTTTACGTGGTAATCTTTTGGATATCCCAACGGACTGCCCGCAGCGAGATGAACGCTTAGGATGGACGGGAGATGCTCAAGTGATTTCGCCAACCGCCATGTTTAATTATGATACCCACGCCTTTTGGACCGCTTGGTTACAAAGTATGCGCGAAACACAAACGGAACATGATGATGGCTTAATTCCTTTTATTGTACCAGATGTATTGCAGCGTAATAAAGCCAGTTCTGGGTGGGGAGATGCTTGTGTTATTATTCCATGGGATATTTATAATATCACGGGTGACAAAACCGTATTGGAAGCGAATTTTGAAATGGCCAAAAAATGGGTAGGATATTACCAGACTAATACCAAAGATTATATTCCAAACACCCACTCTTTTGCAGATTGGTTGCAGCCATACCCTGAGAAAGACGGAAAAATAGGAAATAGAGGTGATACACCAAGACTGTTTGTAAACACAGCTTATTTTGCGCATTCAGCCCATTTAGTATCCAAAATAGCTGGTGTGCTTGGTAAAACTGATGACCAAAAGAAATATAATGCTTTATATAAAGCTATCGCTGCTGCTTTTGAAGAAAAGTTTTTTGATGAAAACGGAAAGTTTAAAAACAAAAAGCAAACTCAAACCAGTTATTTACTGGCTATATATTTCGATTTGTTAAAACCTGAAACCAAAGTAAATGCTCAAAAACATTTACTCGAAGAAATAAAAAAAGCCGATAACCACTTAGGAACAGGGTTTTTAGGAACCCCAATATTACCAAAGGTATTGGATGATATGGGCGAAATCGATTTAATGTATAAAATTTTATTTAAGGAAACTTACCCATCATGGTTTTATTCAATCAACCAAGGCGCCACCACCATGTGGGAACGCTGGAACAGTTATAGTAAGGCAAAAGGGTACAACCCACAAAGTATGAACAGCCTAAACCACTATGCTTACGGAGCTGTTGGTCAGTGGATGTATGAGCGCATTGCTGGTTTAGCAGCATTAGAACCAGGGTATAAAAAATTAAGAATAGCTCCAAAACCAAATACCGATTTTTTAACTGCGGCATCGGCAAGTGTTAATACACCTTACGGAGAAGCATCATCCTCATGGAAAATTGAAAATGGTATATTTTATTTAGAAACAGTTATTCCTCCAAACACCACAGCCGAAGTTGTTATTCCTTATGGTAAAATCGATAATTTATCGGTTAATGGCAGACTGTTTGAGGAAAGTGCAAACTTAAAAATAGAAAATTCAGATGCTGAATTAGTTAAAATAATAGCTAATCCGGGTACTTATAAATTTCAAATAAATTATAACTAA
- a CDS encoding sulfatase-like hydrolase/transferase, translating into MLNTAKSILQLLFIASTIVVSSKEKPKETLAETESEQPNIVFILSDDQSWTDYGFMGDENIETPRLDQFASESLTFTHGYVPTPLCSPSLASIITGLNPKDHGILGNDKVYERMEDRKESRKNRKESYRSIIKQFEQRTTLPEMLEEKGYLSFQTGKWWHGNHKVGGFDYGMTHGDPKRGGRHGDYGLEIGRKGLDSINNYLNLALKENKPFFLWYAPFLPHRPQNPPKRLSNKYLKKTDSEHLAKYWAMCEWFDETCGELFDMFDEKGLTGNTLFVYLCDNGWAQDPEKSDYLKNSKRAPYDMGIRTPIMYKWAGKIKPKVDTETIVSSIDMVPTVLDVLNMEKPENLPGISVLDEEKLTQRDGVFGEVYAQWTFSRLIK; encoded by the coding sequence ATGCTGAACACTGCAAAAAGCATATTACAATTATTATTTATTGCAAGCACAATAGTTGTAAGCAGCAAAGAGAAACCAAAAGAAACTCTAGCAGAAACAGAGTCAGAACAACCAAACATCGTATTCATCCTGTCAGATGACCAATCTTGGACCGATTATGGTTTTATGGGCGATGAGAATATAGAAACCCCACGATTGGATCAGTTTGCTTCTGAAAGTTTAACGTTTACCCACGGTTACGTGCCTACGCCCTTATGTTCGCCATCACTGGCATCAATAATAACAGGGCTTAATCCAAAAGACCACGGTATTCTTGGAAATGATAAAGTTTATGAAAGGATGGAAGATAGAAAAGAATCAAGAAAAAATAGAAAAGAAAGTTACAGGTCAATTATAAAGCAATTTGAGCAAAGAACAACTTTGCCGGAAATGCTTGAAGAAAAAGGTTATTTGTCTTTTCAAACCGGAAAATGGTGGCATGGTAACCATAAAGTTGGCGGTTTCGATTATGGCATGACGCATGGCGATCCTAAGCGTGGCGGACGACATGGCGATTACGGTTTAGAGATTGGTAGAAAAGGTCTCGATAGCATAAACAACTATTTAAATTTAGCTTTGAAAGAAAACAAGCCCTTCTTTTTATGGTATGCCCCATTTTTACCGCACAGACCTCAAAACCCGCCAAAACGTTTATCGAATAAATACTTAAAGAAAACCGATTCAGAACATTTGGCAAAATATTGGGCCATGTGCGAGTGGTTCGATGAAACTTGTGGGGAATTATTCGATATGTTTGATGAAAAAGGGTTGACAGGGAACACTTTATTCGTTTATTTATGCGATAACGGATGGGCGCAAGACCCAGAAAAAAGTGACTATTTAAAAAACTCGAAACGTGCGCCTTACGATATGGGCATCCGAACACCTATCATGTACAAATGGGCCGGAAAAATAAAACCTAAAGTGGATACGGAAACTATTGTAAGTAGCATTGATATGGTACCAACGGTCTTAGATGTGCTAAACATGGAGAAGCCAGAAAATTTACCGGGAATCAGCGTGTTGGATGAAGAAAAACTGACCCAACGCGATGGTGTGTTTGGTGAGGTTTATGCCCAATGGACATTTTCCCGTCTTATAAAATAA
- a CDS encoding sulfatase — protein MEKDSKPNVLFIAVDDLNNMISPIDNFSNIKTPNFDRLADMGVTFTDAHVQAPLCGPSRASIMTGLRPSTTGIYGMTPDDSIRRPGNEATKDITFLPEYFKNNDYHTIGIGKLFHIHAPNNVFNESGGRVKGFGPYPEERFVWDGFGKGIKGKHGRTSTDWGAFPENDTLMPDHESVNWVVERLNRNYDKPFFIGLGFLRVHVPLYVPQKWFDLYPLESIKTPPYKSDDLNDIPPVGMKINDLPMMPSTEWAIESGEWKKIVQAYLACISYVDYELGRVLDALESSKYADNTIVVLWSDHGYRLGEKGTFAKHALWETATSAPLMFAGPNLPKGKQIDAPVEMLSIYPTLLELANLPAYDRNEGKSLVSMIQKGESIKEAKAITTFGMNNHTVKVDGYRYIQYEDGTEEFYDHSNDPNEWKNEAKNPKYRSQIEQMKALLPKVNVKWDEKSSYTFQPYFIEQKARVNGEEDKPVKVIGADR, from the coding sequence GTGGAGAAGGACTCTAAACCCAATGTCTTATTTATTGCGGTTGATGACTTGAACAATATGATAAGTCCGATTGATAATTTTTCTAATATAAAAACTCCAAACTTTGATAGACTCGCTGACATGGGGGTTACCTTTACGGATGCCCATGTGCAAGCACCCTTATGCGGGCCGTCAAGAGCTTCTATTATGACGGGTTTACGCCCTTCAACAACAGGTATCTACGGCATGACACCCGATGATTCCATTCGTAGACCAGGTAACGAAGCCACTAAGGATATTACGTTTTTGCCAGAGTACTTTAAAAATAATGACTACCACACTATTGGCATAGGGAAGTTGTTTCATATTCATGCTCCAAACAACGTATTTAATGAATCAGGTGGTCGTGTAAAAGGCTTCGGACCTTATCCCGAAGAGCGCTTTGTTTGGGATGGTTTCGGTAAGGGTATAAAAGGTAAACACGGGCGAACCAGTACTGACTGGGGAGCTTTCCCAGAAAATGATACCCTAATGCCAGACCACGAATCGGTCAATTGGGTAGTAGAGCGTTTAAATAGAAATTATGATAAACCATTTTTTATAGGCCTAGGGTTTCTGCGTGTTCATGTGCCCTTATATGTACCACAAAAATGGTTCGATTTATATCCTTTGGAAAGTATAAAAACACCACCTTATAAATCTGATGATTTAAATGATATTCCGCCTGTGGGAATGAAAATTAACGACCTCCCAATGATGCCGTCCACAGAATGGGCCATAGAAAGCGGTGAATGGAAAAAAATAGTTCAAGCTTATTTGGCCTGCATTAGCTATGTAGATTACGAATTGGGACGTGTTTTAGACGCTTTAGAAAGTAGCAAATACGCAGATAACACCATTGTTGTATTATGGTCTGACCACGGATATCGATTAGGTGAAAAAGGTACTTTTGCAAAGCATGCGCTTTGGGAAACAGCTACTTCGGCACCCCTTATGTTTGCAGGGCCTAATTTACCGAAAGGAAAGCAAATTGATGCACCTGTTGAAATGTTATCTATATATCCAACTTTATTAGAACTAGCAAACCTTCCTGCCTACGATAGAAATGAAGGAAAGAGTTTGGTGTCTATGATACAGAAAGGAGAAAGTATTAAAGAGGCTAAGGCTATAACAACTTTTGGTATGAACAACCATACCGTAAAAGTAGATGGCTATCGGTACATTCAGTATGAAGATGGAACGGAAGAGTTCTACGACCATAGTAATGATCCTAATGAATGGAAAAATGAAGCTAAAAATCCTAAATACAGATCGCAAATAGAGCAGATGAAGGCTTTACTGCCAAAAGTAAATGTAAAATGGGATGAAAAATCAAGTTATACTTTTCAGCCTTATTTTATAGAGCAGAAAGCGAGGGTCAACGGAGAAGAGGATAAACCTGTTAAAGTTATTGGTGCGGATAGATAG
- a CDS encoding transposase, whose translation MAEFYNLNGKKLQRQYRDYLSEFKQWKQKSHAKQYLIYPQNIGKYLSIDETALSKGELYTIITNKKAKGKKGAIVAICAGTKIEPIIEQLLKIPSKTRNKVKEITLDMANSMKTIARVCFPKATQVADRFHVQKLALEALQDIRIKHRWEAIDQENNSIKLAKEKQHEFSPEIFDNGDTRKQLLARSRYLLYKAPSDWTQNQHLRNIFNQAKSIEIAYTKLAQWYNQVENSGFKAFRSQFRSVKNVEFFLFRLTTIFA comes from the coding sequence ATAGCAGAATTCTACAATCTTAATGGCAAAAAACTACAAAGGCAATATAGAGACTATTTAAGTGAATTCAAACAATGGAAACAGAAGTCTCATGCTAAGCAATATCTCATCTATCCCCAAAACATAGGTAAATATCTTTCTATTGATGAAACAGCACTTTCCAAAGGAGAACTATACACCATTATTACCAACAAAAAAGCTAAAGGTAAAAAAGGCGCTATTGTAGCCATATGTGCAGGAACTAAAATAGAACCTATTATTGAACAACTACTTAAAATCCCTTCTAAAACCAGAAATAAAGTCAAGGAAATAACACTAGATATGGCAAACTCTATGAAAACAATTGCCAGAGTTTGTTTTCCAAAAGCAACACAAGTAGCCGATAGGTTCCATGTACAAAAACTGGCTCTTGAAGCTTTACAAGATATTAGAATCAAACATAGATGGGAAGCTATTGATCAAGAAAACAACTCGATAAAACTAGCTAAAGAAAAACAACATGAATTTTCTCCTGAAATATTTGATAATGGTGATACTAGAAAACAATTACTTGCCAGAAGTAGATACCTACTTTACAAAGCTCCTTCTGATTGGACTCAAAATCAACACCTCAGAAATATATTCAACCAAGCTAAATCAATAGAAATAGCCTACACAAAATTGGCGCAATGGTACAACCAAGTAGAAAATTCAGGTTTTAAAGCTTTCAGAAGTCAATTTAGGAGTGTGAAAAATGTAGAATTCTTTCTCTTTAGATTAACTACAATTTTTGCTTAA
- the pepT gene encoding peptidase T: MISKEHIIKRFVSYVTIDTESDPNSQTTPSTEKQWDLANKLAEELKTIGMEDVSIDDNAYIMATLPSNVNFEVPTIGFIAHFDTSPDFTGANIKPQIHENYLGGDILLNKEQGIVLSPNYFEDLKLYIGQTLITTDGTTLLGADDKAGICEIVSAMEYLINHPEIKHGKIRVGFTPDEEIGRGAHKFDVEKFGADWAYTMDGSQIGELEYENFNAASAVVKIKGKIVHPGYAKGKMINSMYIATEFINSLPKMETPEHTDGYQGFFHLHNMNGSVDETVLEYIIRDHDRQHFDARKEVLLKLTNELNAQYGSDTIKTEIKDQYFNMREKIEPVMHIVDIAEEAMKQVGIEPLIKAIRGGTDGSQLSYMGLPCPNIFAGGHNFHGRYEYAPVESMIKATEVICKIAELTALKK, translated from the coding sequence ATGATATCAAAAGAACACATAATAAAACGCTTTGTAAGCTATGTAACTATTGACACAGAATCTGATCCAAACTCTCAAACAACACCTAGTACAGAGAAACAATGGGATTTAGCAAATAAACTTGCTGAAGAATTGAAAACCATTGGTATGGAAGATGTTTCTATTGATGATAACGCCTACATTATGGCAACCCTACCTAGTAATGTAAATTTTGAAGTGCCAACTATTGGTTTTATTGCTCATTTTGACACATCGCCAGATTTTACAGGTGCTAATATTAAGCCTCAAATTCATGAAAATTATTTAGGTGGCGATATTTTACTTAACAAAGAACAGGGAATTGTACTATCTCCAAACTATTTTGAAGACCTAAAACTTTATATAGGGCAAACGCTTATTACTACTGATGGTACTACCCTTTTGGGAGCCGATGATAAAGCAGGAATTTGCGAGATTGTAAGTGCTATGGAATACTTAATTAATCATCCAGAAATTAAGCACGGAAAAATTAGAGTTGGTTTTACCCCCGATGAAGAAATAGGTAGAGGAGCCCATAAATTTGATGTTGAAAAATTTGGAGCAGATTGGGCATATACTATGGATGGTAGTCAAATTGGCGAATTAGAATACGAAAACTTTAATGCAGCCTCTGCAGTTGTTAAAATTAAAGGTAAAATAGTGCACCCAGGATACGCTAAAGGTAAAATGATAAACTCAATGTATATCGCTACAGAATTTATAAACTCTTTACCTAAAATGGAAACCCCAGAACATACTGATGGCTACCAAGGCTTTTTCCATTTACATAACATGAATGGTAGTGTAGATGAAACCGTTTTAGAGTATATCATAAGAGATCATGACCGTCAACACTTCGATGCTAGAAAAGAAGTCTTATTAAAACTAACCAATGAGTTAAACGCGCAATATGGAAGTGACACTATTAAAACCGAAATTAAAGATCAGTATTTCAACATGCGTGAAAAAATTGAACCTGTAATGCATATTGTTGATATTGCTGAAGAAGCTATGAAACAAGTAGGTATAGAGCCTTTAATAAAAGCTATCCGTGGAGGAACCGATGGGTCTCAACTAAGTTATATGGGCTTACCTTGCCCAAATATTTTTGCTGGCGGACATAACTTTCATGGTAGATACGAATACGCACCTGTAGAAAGTATGATAAAAGCTACAGAGGTAATTTGTAAAATTGCAGAATTGACAGCTTTAAAAAAATAA
- a CDS encoding quinone-dependent dihydroorotate dehydrogenase, giving the protein MYKLLLRPIFFLFDPEKIHHFTFSLIKLTSKIPGFSALFKSLYTIEDKRLERHVFGLTFKNPVGLAAGFDKNAVLYNELANFGFGFIEIGTVTPKGQPGNPKKRLFRLKDDQGIINRMGFNNEGLKAAIEQLKKNKGKLIIGGNIGKNTATKPEDYTADYLACFNALHPFVDYFVLNVSCPNVGSHAKLNDKDYLEELINEVKKANTAFKTEKPILLKIAPDLNNGQLDEIIELVKNTDLDGVIASNTSVDRTGLKASKETLEAIGNGGLSGQPIKEKSTKVIKYLAENSNKAFPIIGVGGIHSAKDAIEKIEAGADLVQVYTGFIYEGPSLIKAINKAILKTT; this is encoded by the coding sequence ATGTACAAACTACTGCTTCGCCCAATTTTCTTTTTATTTGATCCTGAAAAAATACATCATTTTACATTTTCTTTAATAAAGCTAACTTCTAAAATACCTGGTTTTTCGGCATTATTTAAAAGTTTATATACCATTGAAGATAAACGGCTAGAACGACACGTATTTGGTTTAACCTTTAAAAATCCGGTAGGTTTGGCCGCAGGGTTTGATAAAAATGCGGTTTTATATAATGAATTAGCAAATTTTGGATTTGGGTTTATTGAAATAGGGACTGTAACCCCCAAAGGGCAACCCGGAAACCCCAAAAAACGCCTGTTTAGACTTAAAGACGACCAAGGAATTATTAACCGAATGGGCTTTAATAACGAAGGACTTAAAGCTGCTATTGAACAACTTAAGAAAAATAAAGGAAAACTTATTATTGGGGGGAATATTGGCAAAAATACAGCTACCAAACCAGAAGACTATACTGCTGATTATTTAGCTTGTTTTAACGCTTTACATCCTTTTGTTGATTATTTTGTTTTAAATGTAAGTTGCCCTAACGTAGGAAGTCATGCAAAACTTAATGATAAAGATTATTTAGAAGAATTAATAAACGAAGTTAAAAAGGCTAATACTGCTTTTAAAACAGAAAAGCCAATTCTATTAAAAATAGCTCCAGATTTAAATAATGGCCAGTTAGATGAAATTATAGAACTGGTAAAAAATACAGATTTAGATGGGGTTATAGCTAGTAATACATCGGTTGATAGAACAGGTTTAAAAGCTTCTAAAGAAACATTGGAAGCCATTGGTAATGGCGGTTTAAGCGGACAACCCATAAAAGAGAAAAGCACCAAAGTCATTAAATATTTGGCAGAAAACAGTAATAAAGCTTTCCCGATAATTGGAGTTGGGGGGATTCATTCTGCAAAAGATGCCATTGAAAAAATTGAAGCTGGAGCCGATTTGGTTCAAGTTTACACAGGGTTTATTTATGAAGGTCCTAGCTTAATAAAAGCCATCAATAAAGCCATACTTAAAACTACTTAA
- a CDS encoding T9SS type A sorting domain-containing protein: MGHFFSLIHTHGPDNNTLTTELVDGSNCDTDGDGICDTPADPKLTCENVNNFCQYIGTETDANGQAFTPDTGNIMSYAYKACRTHFSEQQLARMYAFYITQKNYLACPSFNANFSVDVSQTCNDNLLVKFNSTCNNITKWEWDINSDGVIDYTTQNPTHNFSSGIYDVTLTVSNKSNSISKTYTNLIKVGVTTEPLFDENFDEFDVANNNGWTNNDVSNTGFNWLINHGETSSEETGPTHDNTNNSILGNYIYTEASNGNLGDVAEFISPCIDVIYENSEIEFAYHMFGKNIGELHVDIKTSNGYINDVIAPLIGQQQTNQTDAFLTKNINLSSYLGETINIRFRAIRGNGWKGDIAIDDIFLKTIITPISDNSVKLYPNPVQNNILFVKTNNDKQENLVYEISNMMGQRFASGVVTNEPINVSNLSSGTYLLTVLGKNSKVAKRFIK; this comes from the coding sequence ATGGGTCATTTTTTCTCATTAATACACACACACGGCCCTGATAATAATACCCTTACCACAGAGTTAGTTGATGGTAGTAATTGTGATACCGATGGTGACGGCATATGTGATACACCAGCAGACCCAAAACTTACTTGTGAAAATGTAAATAACTTTTGCCAATATATTGGCACTGAAACCGATGCTAATGGACAAGCCTTTACCCCAGATACGGGCAACATTATGTCTTACGCCTATAAAGCTTGTAGAACGCATTTTTCTGAACAACAACTGGCACGTATGTATGCGTTTTATATCACACAAAAAAATTATTTGGCATGTCCTTCTTTTAATGCCAATTTTAGTGTGGATGTTAGTCAAACCTGTAATGATAATTTACTTGTAAAATTTAATAGCACCTGCAATAACATCACTAAATGGGAATGGGATATAAACTCTGATGGTGTTATAGATTACACTACCCAAAACCCAACGCATAACTTTAGCTCTGGCATTTATGATGTTACATTAACCGTTTCTAACAAATCTAATTCTATAAGTAAAACATACACTAACCTTATTAAAGTTGGAGTGACAACAGAACCTTTATTTGATGAAAATTTTGATGAATTTGATGTTGCTAATAACAATGGTTGGACAAATAACGATGTATCTAATACTGGCTTTAATTGGTTAATTAATCATGGAGAAACCTCATCAGAAGAAACAGGTCCTACCCATGACAATACTAATAATAGTATTTTAGGAAATTATATTTACACCGAAGCTTCTAACGGAAACCTAGGAGATGTTGCAGAATTTATTTCACCTTGTATAGATGTGATTTATGAAAACTCTGAAATTGAATTTGCCTACCACATGTTTGGAAAAAATATTGGTGAACTACACGTAGATATAAAAACCAGTAATGGTTATATTAATGATGTTATTGCACCTTTAATTGGGCAACAACAAACAAACCAAACTGATGCTTTTCTAACTAAAAACATCAACTTATCATCATATTTAGGAGAAACCATAAATATTAGATTTAGAGCCATTAGAGGCAACGGTTGGAAAGGAGATATTGCTATTGATGATATTTTCTTAAAAACAATAATTACACCCATTTCTGACAATTCTGTTAAACTATACCCTAACCCAGTACAAAATAATATATTATTTGTAAAAACTAATAACGATAAACAAGAAAACTTAGTTTATGAAATATCAAATATGATGGGACAAAGATTTGCTTCGGGTGTAGTTACAAATGAACCTATTAATGTTAGTAACCTATCAAGCGGAACTTACCTATTAACCGTTTTGGGCAAAAATTCTAAAGTAGCAAAGCGTTTTATTAAGTAG
- a CDS encoding IS3 family transposase produces MIAKEKSKGFASLTTISHCFGLKRDAYYKYKSRADKRLKLEQQIINIVSKKRKSLPREGVRKLIKSLDDEFTKANLKVGRDTLFNVLRKHNMLTLRKKTSARTTNSYHRFYKYNNLIKNIDVTRPNQVWVSDITYIRTIKGFCYLALITDMYSRKIVGYDLSDSLELKGCVRALNKAIYQAKDIKQLIHHSDRGIQYCSNVYTQILKRKKIDISMTEENHCYENAMAERVNGILKDEFYLDQTFDNVAHAKRAAKNAINLYNEVRLHLSLDCKTPNMVYQLSA; encoded by the coding sequence ATCATAGCTAAAGAAAAATCTAAGGGATTTGCCTCTTTAACAACTATAAGCCATTGTTTTGGTCTTAAACGTGATGCGTATTATAAATACAAATCTAGAGCTGATAAGCGTTTAAAACTAGAACAACAGATTATTAACATAGTCAGTAAAAAACGTAAATCCCTTCCTAGAGAAGGTGTACGGAAACTCATAAAATCTTTAGATGATGAGTTTACTAAAGCCAATCTTAAAGTCGGGAGAGACACCTTATTTAACGTCCTTAGAAAACACAATATGCTTACTCTTAGAAAGAAAACTAGTGCCAGAACAACCAATTCTTATCATCGCTTTTATAAATATAACAACCTGATAAAGAACATAGATGTTACCAGACCAAACCAAGTTTGGGTTAGTGACATAACTTATATTAGAACCATAAAAGGTTTTTGCTACTTGGCTTTAATAACAGATATGTACTCTCGCAAAATTGTTGGATATGATCTTAGTGATAGTCTGGAATTAAAAGGTTGTGTAAGAGCGTTAAATAAAGCTATTTATCAAGCTAAAGACATTAAACAACTTATTCATCATTCAGATAGAGGAATACAGTATTGTAGCAATGTTTACACGCAAATACTTAAGAGAAAAAAGATAGATATTAGTATGACAGAAGAAAATCATTGTTATGAAAATGCCATGGCAGAACGTGTAAACGGTATCTTAAAAGATGAATTTTATCTAGACCAAACCTTTGATAATGTGGCTCATGCTAAGAGAGCTGCAAAAAATGCAATTAATTTATACAACGAAGTAAGATTACACTTATCTTTAGACTGCAAAACACCGAATATGGTATATCAATTATCAGCGTAA